Proteins from a single region of Murdochiella vaginalis:
- the rpoZ gene encoding DNA-directed RNA polymerase subunit omega: MINPSFRELGEISPSRYDVCVMVMKRARLLTDGSQPLVDSKGEKPVTIALDEIMQRKVTKVDQVAPVEE; the protein is encoded by the coding sequence ATGATTAATCCATCATTTCGAGAACTGGGCGAAATCAGCCCGAGCCGTTACGACGTGTGCGTGATGGTGATGAAACGTGCGCGCCTGCTAACCGACGGGTCACAACCGTTAGTGGACAGCAAAGGAGAAAAACCGGTTACCATCGCCTTGGATGAAATTATGCAGCGTAAAGTCACCAAGGTCGATCAAGTAGCCCCTGTGGAGGAATAA
- the gmk gene encoding guanylate kinase, which translates to MRRQGKLIILSGPSGVGKGTVCEALKAMRNDLKVSISATTRAKRPQEKDGENYFFYTPAEFNALIDRGELIEFAKVHGNYYGTPKAYVLDQLAAGQNVLLEIDVQGAMQVKQNMPGGVYIFLLPPHRGDLESRIRKRGSENEDSIHLRLANAGKEISMLHDYDFAVVNDEVDRCAEMVSHIIDAENQRIDTELIETYWEEFHD; encoded by the coding sequence ATGCGACGTCAGGGAAAGTTGATCATACTGTCCGGCCCTTCCGGAGTGGGTAAGGGAACGGTCTGTGAAGCGCTCAAAGCCATGCGTAACGATCTTAAGGTGAGCATTTCCGCCACCACACGCGCCAAGCGGCCGCAGGAAAAAGATGGTGAAAATTATTTTTTTTATACGCCTGCCGAATTTAATGCTCTCATCGACCGCGGAGAATTGATTGAATTTGCGAAGGTGCACGGCAATTATTATGGCACGCCGAAAGCCTACGTGTTGGACCAGCTTGCTGCCGGTCAAAACGTGTTGCTGGAAATTGACGTGCAGGGCGCCATGCAGGTGAAACAAAATATGCCCGGCGGCGTGTACATTTTCTTGCTTCCGCCGCATCGTGGCGATTTGGAATCCCGCATTCGGAAACGTGGCAGTGAAAACGAGGATAGTATTCATCTGCGTTTGGCCAATGCCGGCAAAGAGATCTCCATGCTGCACGATTATGATTTCGCTGTTGTCAATGACGAGGTGGATCGCTGCGCGGAGATGGTGTCTCATATTATCGATGCTGAAAATCAACGCATCGATACCGAACTGATTGAAACCTATTGGGAGGAATTTCATGATTAA
- the coaBC gene encoding bifunctional phosphopantothenoylcysteine decarboxylase/phosphopantothenate--cysteine ligase CoaBC, with translation MSLSGKRILLGVSGGIAIYKIPDLLSRLRKAGAETRVVMTEGAARFVTPLTFQTMSGHTVYTDLFAEEEGMIPHIDLTREADLFLIAPATANILAKMANGIADDLLSATALAAHCPVLVAPAMNVVMYHNAATQENLETLRSRGISILDPEAGWLACQEEGEGRMPEPVSLLLAVESALTEKDLAGKRILVSAGPTRERLDPVRFLTNDSSGKQGVAIAKRAAMRGADVTLVHGEMKVPVPQGVRAIAVESTEDMLAALEREFPKADALLMAAAPADFRPVEEKTQKIKGADDGKVHILEMVDTPDILRHLATMKTHQTVIGFATESEKVLDHAREKLKKKKLDYIVANDVTKEGAAFDYDTNIVTILGEEKEEALPLLTKEEVADHLLDLLR, from the coding sequence ATGAGTCTTTCAGGCAAGCGCATCCTCCTTGGTGTATCGGGAGGGATTGCAATCTATAAAATTCCGGATCTGTTGTCACGCTTGCGCAAAGCAGGTGCGGAAACGCGGGTGGTCATGACGGAAGGTGCCGCTCGTTTTGTGACGCCTTTGACCTTTCAGACCATGTCCGGTCATACGGTATACACGGATCTCTTTGCCGAAGAGGAGGGGATGATTCCCCATATCGACTTAACGCGCGAGGCGGATCTGTTTTTGATTGCTCCTGCGACGGCGAATATTCTTGCGAAAATGGCGAACGGCATCGCAGATGATTTGCTTTCCGCAACCGCTCTTGCGGCCCATTGCCCTGTCCTTGTTGCACCCGCTATGAATGTGGTGATGTATCATAACGCCGCCACACAGGAAAACTTAGAGACGCTTCGTAGTCGAGGCATTTCGATTTTGGATCCGGAAGCAGGATGGCTGGCCTGTCAAGAGGAAGGGGAGGGGCGCATGCCGGAGCCGGTTTCGCTCCTTTTGGCTGTGGAAAGTGCCTTAACCGAAAAGGATTTAGCGGGCAAGCGCATTCTGGTTTCGGCGGGTCCGACCCGGGAGCGACTGGATCCTGTGCGCTTTTTGACCAATGATTCCTCCGGTAAGCAGGGCGTGGCCATTGCAAAGCGCGCTGCGATGCGCGGGGCCGATGTGACGCTGGTACATGGAGAGATGAAGGTGCCTGTGCCGCAGGGTGTGCGCGCGATTGCCGTGGAGTCGACGGAGGATATGCTGGCTGCTCTGGAGAGGGAATTTCCGAAAGCGGATGCGCTTTTGATGGCGGCTGCTCCGGCAGATTTTCGCCCCGTGGAAGAAAAAACGCAGAAAATAAAAGGCGCGGATGACGGAAAGGTCCATATTCTGGAGATGGTGGATACGCCGGATATTCTCCGACATCTCGCCACGATGAAGACGCATCAGACGGTGATCGGGTTTGCCACCGAATCCGAAAAAGTCTTGGACCATGCACGCGAAAAGTTAAAGAAGAAAAAATTGGATTATATCGTGGCGAACGATGTCACGAAGGAAGGCGCCGCATTCGATTACGATACGAATATTGTGACGATTCTCGGTGAGGAGAAGGAAGAAGCGCTGCCGCTTCTAACCAAAGAAGAAGTGGCGGATCATTTATTGGATCTTTTGCGATGA
- the priA gene encoding primosomal protein N', with the protein MSTFVDVYLLTNTRKTERLFTYAVPDALREGAVRGALCRVPFGRGNRRCDALVWQVVEKDPPNFPTKDILSWIPTLSPVSEEALALVEDMVHHDLSDFAAAIQTVLPPGKPGEYRPKVRFHYALTKEGKEATPRAGAHRQAKVLAALSNGALSREALLTETQADSATLLRLEERGWIVREEERIKRLQKPEAEAYAAMPLTPQQQKVFEQITEKTGQYLLCGVTGSGKTEIYLQLVQKALEEGKQAIILVPEIALTPQTIARFEGRFGRQVAILHSRLSSAERYEEWEKIQRGEVTIAIGARSAVFAPFSDLGILIIDEEHETSYVSEQNPKYHTDHIAAFRANWHHCSLVLGSATPSIESLYRVETGELTRLDLPTRVHNQPMPTAHLVDMREELKNNNRSMFSRSLYNATKNALSKGEQVILFLNKRGHTSFVFCRACGYVYRCDACDVAMTYHKHRDKLICHYCGREKVYRRKCPQCGSHAIREFGAGTEQLEEEVRRLFPEARVRRADADTMQQKGAYDDVYNGMREGKIDILLGTQMIAKGFDFPKVTVVGILSADVNLNLPDLRAAERTFQLLTQVAGRAGRADRPGEVFIQSYVPSHYALLSAATYDVDAFYRQEIAYRRENQYPPVWHALHIQFSGFRRDEALHKAHQVHDFLARRYGDLHQDGPSPSVIERMNRRYRFSLMLRSPDRRLLEEAGRSVIHAFPTAEDLWITVTLDPLTMY; encoded by the coding sequence ATGAGTACGTTCGTTGACGTCTATCTTTTAACCAATACGAGAAAGACGGAGCGCCTTTTTACGTATGCCGTTCCCGACGCCCTTCGTGAAGGAGCGGTGCGCGGTGCTCTTTGCCGCGTTCCGTTCGGGCGAGGCAATCGTCGTTGTGATGCTCTTGTTTGGCAAGTCGTGGAAAAGGATCCTCCGAATTTTCCTACAAAGGATATTCTCTCCTGGATTCCCACGCTTTCTCCGGTGTCGGAAGAAGCACTGGCCTTAGTCGAGGACATGGTCCACCACGATCTTTCTGATTTCGCCGCAGCCATTCAAACGGTTCTCCCCCCGGGGAAACCGGGAGAATATCGTCCGAAGGTTCGCTTTCATTATGCATTGACAAAAGAGGGAAAAGAAGCAACGCCGCGTGCCGGAGCACATCGTCAGGCGAAGGTTTTGGCCGCTCTTTCCAACGGCGCGCTTTCTCGTGAAGCGCTGCTTACCGAAACCCAAGCCGATTCCGCGACGCTTTTGCGTCTGGAAGAACGGGGGTGGATTGTCCGCGAAGAGGAGCGTATAAAACGTCTTCAAAAGCCGGAAGCAGAAGCCTATGCGGCCATGCCGTTAACACCTCAGCAACAGAAGGTATTCGAGCAGATTACGGAAAAAACGGGTCAATATCTGCTTTGCGGCGTAACCGGTTCGGGAAAGACCGAGATCTATCTGCAATTGGTGCAAAAGGCGCTGGAAGAAGGTAAGCAAGCCATTATTTTAGTGCCTGAAATCGCATTGACGCCGCAGACCATCGCACGTTTTGAGGGGCGCTTTGGCCGCCAAGTCGCTATATTGCATTCCCGGCTTTCTTCTGCAGAACGCTATGAAGAATGGGAAAAGATTCAGCGCGGGGAAGTCACCATTGCCATCGGTGCAAGAAGCGCCGTGTTTGCTCCTTTTTCCGATCTCGGCATTCTCATCATTGACGAGGAACATGAGACGAGTTATGTGAGCGAGCAGAACCCGAAGTATCATACCGATCATATTGCGGCATTTCGGGCCAACTGGCATCATTGTTCCTTGGTTCTGGGCTCGGCAACGCCGTCCATAGAATCGCTTTATCGTGTGGAAACAGGGGAGCTGACCCGCCTGGATTTACCTACGCGTGTGCATAATCAGCCCATGCCGACGGCACATTTGGTGGACATGCGAGAAGAACTGAAAAACAACAATCGATCCATGTTTTCGCGCTCTCTCTATAATGCGACGAAGAATGCGCTCAGCAAGGGAGAGCAGGTTATTCTGTTTCTCAACAAACGTGGACATACCTCGTTTGTGTTTTGCCGCGCCTGTGGCTATGTTTACCGGTGTGATGCGTGCGATGTGGCTATGACGTATCACAAACACCGTGATAAGCTCATCTGTCACTATTGTGGAAGAGAGAAGGTCTATCGTAGGAAGTGCCCTCAATGTGGAAGTCACGCAATACGGGAATTCGGCGCCGGAACGGAACAGCTGGAAGAAGAGGTGAGGCGGCTATTTCCCGAAGCACGGGTACGTCGAGCGGATGCGGACACCATGCAGCAAAAGGGTGCCTATGATGACGTTTATAATGGAATGCGAGAAGGGAAAATTGACATTCTCCTTGGAACCCAGATGATTGCCAAAGGATTTGATTTTCCAAAGGTAACGGTCGTCGGCATACTTTCCGCCGATGTCAACCTGAATTTGCCGGATTTACGCGCGGCGGAGCGAACCTTTCAGCTATTAACGCAGGTGGCCGGACGAGCGGGGCGAGCAGATCGTCCCGGTGAGGTGTTTATTCAGTCTTATGTTCCATCCCACTATGCGTTGCTTTCCGCGGCAACCTATGACGTCGATGCTTTTTACCGTCAGGAAATCGCCTATCGTCGGGAAAATCAGTATCCGCCCGTATGGCATGCGCTGCACATCCAATTCAGCGGCTTTCGACGGGATGAAGCGCTGCATAAAGCACATCAGGTACATGATTTTCTCGCTCGCCGCTACGGTGATCTTCACCAAGATGGACCGAGTCCGAGCGTTATAGAGCGTATGAACCGTCGCTATCGCTTTTCCCTCATGCTTCGTTCGCCGGATCGGAGACTGCTGGAAGAGGCGGGCAGAAGCGTCATCCATGCGTTTCCGACGGCGGAAGATTTGTGGATTACGGTTACGCTGGATCCGTTAACGATGTATTAA
- a CDS encoding NFACT family protein has product MTFDGITMHAVVDELRKKLLGGHLKKINQIGPTQLTMSFYANGENLLLYLSCDSANGRLHLTTKKYTNPTTPPNFVMLLRKHLGQGKLVELEQVAMDRTVRLRFQTRNELGDTVEKQVILEVMGRHSNLILLDEQDRVIEAVRRVSHDMSRVRQIYPGKTYAIFPANKHDVLTQEVSLSMLIEEAQKEQSGGLTTKQLFYGRLTGFSPLISVELCVRADVNPDTPIGALTVAQQRMLDHQLSLLVAALRSNTFHPALYRSPKKQAYPFALTHYGKPEAEDASISTLIDRQTAETARDDGFGQRKEHLRHSLAILLDKKMRKRDHLREDQAQTENREDYKEEADLLAAYAHQVVKGRESIVVDDFFHDNRPRTIPLDPKKSGHENMEAKYRQFSKLNTAHKLLAESIPRLGEEIRYLEQLGEMLEQTQEIEELEAVQQEFEREGILPKRKRKEKKTPASALPPRQFHTKNGMAILVGRNNAQNDHLTLKVADKEDLFFHSKTVPGAHVILRTAGQIPDEKDKQAAAYLAAKYSSHSREKAVEIDYTQRKHVYKAKGAKPGMVYYKEFHTLVINPQADAAHLLVEEDGVSENEKN; this is encoded by the coding sequence ATGACATTTGACGGCATTACCATGCATGCAGTGGTGGACGAGCTCCGGAAAAAGCTGCTCGGCGGACACCTGAAAAAAATAAACCAAATTGGTCCGACACAGTTGACCATGTCCTTCTATGCGAACGGCGAAAATCTATTGCTCTATCTTTCCTGTGATTCTGCAAACGGAAGGTTACATCTGACCACAAAAAAATACACCAATCCGACCACGCCGCCCAATTTCGTAATGCTTTTGCGCAAGCATTTAGGGCAAGGCAAATTGGTGGAGCTGGAGCAGGTCGCCATGGATCGTACGGTGCGACTGCGCTTTCAGACCCGCAATGAATTAGGCGATACAGTGGAAAAGCAGGTAATTTTAGAGGTGATGGGCCGCCACTCCAATCTCATTTTATTGGATGAACAGGATCGCGTCATTGAAGCGGTGCGCCGTGTCTCGCATGATATGAGCCGCGTGCGTCAGATTTATCCCGGAAAGACCTACGCCATTTTCCCTGCCAATAAACACGATGTTCTCACGCAAGAAGTGTCTCTTTCTATGCTGATCGAAGAGGCGCAAAAAGAGCAAAGCGGCGGATTAACAACGAAACAGCTTTTTTACGGCCGATTGACGGGCTTTTCCCCTTTAATTTCCGTGGAACTTTGCGTGCGCGCCGATGTGAATCCCGATACACCCATCGGAGCACTTACCGTTGCTCAGCAAAGGATGCTGGATCACCAGCTATCTCTTCTGGTTGCCGCGTTGCGTTCGAACACCTTTCACCCAGCGCTTTACCGCTCTCCCAAAAAGCAGGCCTATCCCTTTGCTCTTACGCATTACGGCAAGCCGGAAGCCGAGGATGCCTCCATCAGTACGCTCATCGACCGACAAACGGCGGAAACGGCACGCGATGATGGATTCGGACAACGCAAAGAGCATCTGCGCCATTCGTTGGCCATCCTGCTAGATAAAAAAATGCGTAAACGCGACCACCTGCGTGAGGATCAGGCACAGACAGAGAATCGGGAGGACTATAAAGAAGAGGCGGATTTGTTGGCCGCCTATGCGCATCAGGTCGTCAAAGGCCGTGAAAGCATTGTAGTGGACGACTTCTTTCACGACAATCGGCCACGAACTATTCCACTGGATCCCAAAAAATCCGGTCATGAAAACATGGAAGCCAAATATCGTCAGTTTTCCAAACTGAATACCGCCCACAAGCTATTGGCCGAAAGTATTCCGCGATTGGGAGAAGAGATACGTTATCTCGAACAATTGGGTGAAATGCTGGAGCAGACACAAGAAATTGAGGAATTGGAAGCCGTGCAACAGGAATTTGAGCGCGAAGGAATCCTACCCAAACGGAAACGAAAGGAAAAGAAAACGCCAGCTTCCGCACTACCGCCCCGCCAATTCCACACCAAAAACGGCATGGCAATTCTTGTAGGACGAAACAATGCGCAAAACGACCACCTCACCTTAAAAGTGGCGGATAAAGAAGACCTGTTTTTTCATTCCAAGACCGTTCCGGGCGCACACGTCATCTTGCGTACCGCAGGACAGATCCCCGATGAAAAAGACAAGCAAGCCGCCGCCTATCTGGCCGCCAAATACTCTTCACATTCCCGCGAAAAGGCTGTGGAGATCGACTATACGCAACGAAAACATGTCTACAAAGCCAAAGGGGCTAAGCCGGGCATGGTCTATTATAAAGAGTTTCATACGCTTGTTATCAATCCTCAGGCGGACGCAGCACATCTTCTCGTAGAGGAAGATGGTGTTTCGGAAAACGAAAAAAATTAA